The genomic segment aaagaaaataataatgcaaAAACTAGCCCCAATTTGTGATACGCACAACATGACAGAAGAGTTCTATTGCgaattatgacaatgtagacgtgtaggccactagcatgtacatcgaaatgttccacaggtacattcaaaaccatgtactttctgtccctgggggggcggggggggtgcaaagccctgaatgtattgtgatcctagcgacgcctctgctaTACACTACTAACCATTTTGTTAAACAGACTAACGTCTCTGATTAAgcttacttccaccacaaaaagcatctatgaactgtatggcttttgccactggccgttttaacagcgtattagccagtaataggcttgctagtatctactaacatactgcttggaatagtcataagaactgagcaattgctagcaagactgaagatgaattttaaactgccaaagctatttcatttcatggcacaacaacatttgtttttctttcattcatgaatgagaTTGATACaacaactatcaataaaggtgatgataacggactttttgtcaagtgaaaagacgagagaattgtggaaaccttCTATTTTACTGTGCAAGCAGGTGTGATCTactctatattaccccaaaaagcatgcacagatgcaaaCTTCTAAAATCCACTAAAAATAGTCACAACATAActgcaaacagttttatttttggcttactataatgtagctagtgaaggttgtaaccagcaaagtttttgtctatcaaGAACagatcctaatgcataatttgctttgactgcagTGAGTCGAACACCGGTCCTCTGTGTGAGAGTCTGCATCTTTAACCTCtaggctatttaacaaggggtaggcagtcactcactcactgagtaagagacattcgttcttcttggccggctccgcttacacggtctggcaaaaacatgcAGAATGGAAGCAGACATCTGGGGTTTTATCTGTATATCTCCAGCAACAAATGAAATAATTTCGGTGAAAAAGTCAAAGACCTAGTATGAAATAAAAGTAACTGTAAGATGTTCGTCTATTCTGTGTACACAGGGCCCGATGATACCTTACCCGGATACAAGCTGGTTATGCAAAACCTAAATTGGTATGAAGCTCAGAATTACTGCAGAACAAACTTCACTGACCTGGTCAGTATCATgaatgacagacagaatgaAGAATTGAAGGACTGGGGGATGAACAGCACCACTCCATTCTGGATTGGTCTACTGTATGATGACTGGGAGTGGGCTGACGGAGGGTACTCTGCCTATAGAAACTGGCCAGGAACTACAAATCCACTGCCAAATAAGTACACAGtgcttttaaataataaaacatcatTAACTATGATGTCTGTACCATCACACAATATGGTGAAGAAAGCAATCTGCTCTGAGGGTAGGTTTTCTTGACCGATGTTATCAAAACCTTTACTGTGTGACTGGTGTGTCTGAAATGTCTTGTCCTATTATTACAACAATGAATGACGGGCACAATTCTAGTGTTGGCACTTAAGGGCGAgatttgatgaataaataaatgttaagtGTGTTGAGGCTTTATCAATCAGAGCATGCTCCATAGCCGAATCATGAGGTTGTTTCCTGTTGTGTAACTATAGCCTATTACAAGCTATTGCCTTGGATTCACATCCAACATTTGTTTGTTACAGTTTGTCATTACTTAACAGATTATTGATATTGTAGACACATCCCATCGTTGTGAAATATGTTAGCTTGAACCTGTTTCCAGTCcacattgttttaaataattacttggcttaaaatgaaaacaagaaaccagacaagcctagttcagctggcccgcaatagaaagcaATGATTATTATTGCCATGCCTGGACTCAAACCGGGGTCTCCCACATAAGACGTTGGGACTTTAACCAATATGCCACAGAGGTATACATCTCCTGAGAGTTGGTATAGTGTTtgaacattatataattttgtcatgcattcaTCACGCCGATATGTTGCTAGATACCATATagcattgtgtttaactgactatagtttcttattaagtttacctccaccgcaaatggcatctatgaactgtatggcttttgccggTGGCCGTTTTAACTGCTAATTAGCAATATATggattacattgatacagtatctatcaatatgggtgacgataactgactttatcatcaagtgaaaagacgagagaatcgtgtagccagcgaggttcttgtctatcctaaacaaatcctaatacatagttcaaaaatccaccaagaattgttgcaatataacagtaaacagttttattttaggcttcttataatgtagctactgaaggttgtaagCAGCAAAGTCCTGaaaaaatcctcttttgccactggctgttttaacagctaattatccattcattaattacattgatacagtatctatcaatataggtgacaataactgactttttcatcaagtgaagaaaCGAGAAAATCGTGTAGCCAGTATTTATCCTGAAGAAAttctaatatccaccagaactgttttatttcaggcttcctGTAACGTAgttactgaaggttatagcaaGCGAAGTCTTTGTCCTTAACAAATCCTAGGCATAACGTGTTTTGACTGTTTTGACAGGAGTCAAACGCTGGACCTCTTTTTCCATAGTCTgcgtcagtcagtcaggcaggccGATAGGCAGGTAGGCAGGCAGTATGTAAGAAACATTTGCTgttctaggccggctccacttacgtggtccagcaaatacacagtggccagtttattaggtaaaCCTTCCCTTTCAAAAAAAGACCACTCttaatcagtcagtcacatgGCCGGGGCTTTACATATAAAGCAGGCAGAAAGGCATCTGAGCATTCGCTTACTGCTTGATTGAATGTTAAAACAGGTAACCGGTTGGGACTCCCTCCAAGGCTCATTACACACAACCAACCATGACTTGGTTTTACCATGACTTGGTAAAACCAACCATGACTTGGTTATACTAAAACACCCAGTCAACAGCAGTTTTGTGAATCAGAGACTGTTGATAAGCACGGTGAAGACAGAATACCAAAATCTTTACATGTACTTAAACAGTCAAACTAAAGACAAGACAAAAATAGCAGCGTAGCACAACAGTGATGCACAGAACGACGTCTCAGAACTCAGGTTGGCAACAGCTGCTGACGACCACACCAGGTTCCAACAGAAAGTGGCTCTTGTGGACAAGCGATCATTGACACCACACAACTGAGGAGTGGATAAACCTTGCCTGTTCTTAGAAATCCTGTATCAGTTTACTGAAGTGGAGCCCTGTGTTCTTTTCTTGCAGAATTATTCAAACTAATCAAAGAATTAATGACCTGGGAACAAGCTCTGAAGTACTGTGAGCAGAAACACAACAGACTGCTGCATATTGAATCTAAGGAAGACCAGAGTGTTGTGGAGCAGAGTCTGAGGGGTGCCAATGTCCCTGGCCCCGTGTGGATCGGTCTGAGACAGAGCCGTCTCTTTGGGTTCTGGGTCTGGATCAATGGGATACCACTAAAGAGAGAGGACTGGCATaactgggagggagggagacagccTGAACAGCCCCTGTCCCATCACTGTGCTGCCATGGCAATGGAAAAGGGAGATTTCAAGTGGAGCGATCAGGACTGTCTGTCCATTCACTACTTTATCTGTGAGGATCGGGAGACATACAGAAGGGTTTAAAAAATTTCTGATAGCACTAAAACATAAATCTTGGCCTGTAATTTGCGATTTCTACTAAACATTTAGGATTGCTTTAAGATGATTGCACCATTCTATTTAGCAATCTGAGGGTTTTTTCACACTTAAATAGTTATAAAAATATTGGAGAACATTAAAAAATGACTGTGAAACTGGCCTTTAGTGTTAATGCTGCATAAAAACACATCGTAAAACACATCCAATAATGTCACACTGCTAAACAATAATCCCAAATGtggatgtttgttttgaagTGCATTTCCTAAATCGGAGAAATTATAAAATTCTttcaatctttttttcttttgaatggTGTTCTATGTGCAAAAATAGATGTGCAAAGCAAGTATTGGACTTTTAGGTGTATAAAGTGCATCCTCCAGAAAACATGTCTGATAAATGCATTTGTTCCATCTGTTAAGTgatggtgtgttttttttttttttaaatagcaaccCTGAACTAACTCCTGTGGCAACTACCctatgaaaaagtatttgatcccctgctaattctgtatgtttgcccactgacaaagaaattatgagtctataattttaatggtaggtttatttgaactgtgagagacagaataaaaataaaaaaaaatctgattccaaactctccaccatggccaacaccaaggatgtcagggacaatattgtagacctatacaaggctggaatgggctacaagacaactgccaagcagcttggtgagaaggtgataacagttggtgcaattattcgcaaatggaagaaacacaaaagaacagtcaatctccctcggtctggggctccatgcaagatctcaccttgtggagttgcaatgatcatgagaacggtgaggaatcagcccagaactacacgggaggaccTTGTCAATGATAGCAGTAGCTTCCATTATGAATGCCCTTGATAGTGATATCCACAGCATATTAGGCCTTCTGGGACTCTTTCAGGCATACCGTCAGTCACAACCTTGCCCATGGTATCTaaactgttaaatgttttacatcagACTGTGTATGGGGCATATTTCTATATTAGCACTGTATCGTCATCCTGTCTTTGCTGACCACACTGTCACCATGAAAATGAACTTACTCTACTCAGTGCAGATGAGGACTCCCTAAATGTATCCAACCATATTAACCAGAACATAACATATTGTATCGTATATACAATATTACAACCTACAGAATCCTTCTTTTTTGAGGATTGAAtggattttacattttacaaagtgAGGGACCTTCCAGTCCATGACTGCTGCATACTGTAGGTGCTTATTACCGGCTCAGGCATTCCCATCTCATTGAAGAAGAGAGCACGTTTACATGGACACAAGCACGGCATTACTGCCACTGCAACAATTGTACTTGTCACAGTGTATCAGGAGGAATAAAATAAGCTGTCCAAGTCATTACCAAATAATACTGCTAATGCCTGGCTAGGCCTCAACCAAATAAGGCCAAGTACGAATTTGTCCAGTGGAGACCCTGTTGATGACATTTCATTATCAACACATGTATGTCTGTACACAGAGCCAATCGTTGCTTCAGCACTCAAACAGCATGTAGCTGTACAGAGCCTAAAACTGTGAGGTTTTACTTAAAAAGGTACATGTCAAGAGACAGGTAGAGGACAATGAGAGGATAATGAAACAGACAGTACAGAATATCTACCTCTGATCAAGTTGCCTCAACCCCTACATCTAATTGTGTTGAAACTGCAAtttttttgctaaaatgtatttataaatatatctaGTTTAAAGTACACTTCACAGGTCTTAAACTTGTTAAACTTGTTTGTTAGTACATAGCAATACAAAAACTACAAAATCTAAGGAACCTTCAAATCAAATCCAGAATAGGGTTCTTCGCAAACACTAATCAGGGGTTGGATATCAAAACATTTCCTAGGCAATGAATTTCCCCCAGAGTAAATTCCATTATTGAGAATTGGAAAGAATACTTGTACTGGCCATCTTCAAAAACTGAGTCTATGGACGAGATGGCTACTAGTCATGGAGACCACAAAGAAGACTACAGTACGGCATCTCTAAATGACTGTCTTCCATGATCTCAAGATTAATGTTATAGCTGCCCTTTTAAGGTTGGAGTGTAACCATGATAATAGAACCAACAGAACCTGCTGTGTCTGTGATCAAATACAAGATTTAgcctgaatctcaaatcgcatactacctactacaagtacgtacttcacGAATGATGGTAAAGTACGTACTGTTAAGTACATAGTAAGcaagtatgccagtattgggaccggcCAGGACAGACTACctcgtcataaaattgcatctcaaTATTAGATTTTGTTTCACATTAACATAAttccaagttttaatatttagctagacaccattaagcattgtgttaaactgactgttTCTTATGATGTtgacttccaccacaaatagtatctatgaactgcataacttttgccactgggctttttaacagcttattagccagtaataagcctATTAGTATCTACATACttcttggaatagtcataagaattgggcaattgctagcgagactgaagatgacgactgccaaagctattgaatttcatggcacaaggaatgtttttctttcatacgtgaatgacattgatgcaataagtATCAAtctaggtgacgataacagactttttcatcaagcGAAAACACGAGAGAATAGAAAACCCCTCTTTTATtgtgcgcaaggggttgtgatctatatttccccaaaaaacatgcatggaggcgtactttgaaaatccacttaaaatagtagaccatccggGAACTTtcggcatactattttcagcatactatggtttgagacatactaatcttctctCATACTGATATGGcatagtatgcaagtatgcgatttgagatgctgctggaagtgttGGAATATAAACAAATTCATGGGACCAGCACTCAAGATAAATAACCTTGTAGTTTAGTGCAATGAGAATCGTTCTTGACCTAGATGACAATATAACATCTAACAACCTCACTCCATATTGTTAGTAATTATAAGCAATCATAAATGACCAtgatatgctggaagttcttagaaATGGTAGTTTTTGTCACAAGCCAAACACTTTAAAGATTGTGTGTTTCACGGCCTACCttatcctcaatgctcctcatcagtcaagtacAGAAAACAAGGAATTGTGTAGCATCCTGGAATACAGGAATGACCAATGTGGTCACTTCGATTTACGCATGTGTATGCGCCTATATTAGTTATCATAAGCGCTCATAAGGTGGAGGTCGTTTAACACAAACCATACAGTGCAATACACAGAATTTTATGGAAAAACATTAATCTGAGATGACAAGTCAGTGTCATGTGTTCCTGGATCTTACCAGACCACTTCGaaatccaggactcagggatgccAAGTCTGGTCGCTTAAGCTttcttatgtgtgtgtaatgtgatggcaattccatcgatcagaactctttaatgaggaaatacagagacgaaattctcttggcacaatttaacagttttattaattatttgcagataagagagatgcgtcaaacgcttacaaacataatcgtccgaggagtttCTAACTTAATACATCAACAATCCGTATTAATTACAGTTataaggggtgtggtaagttgttgcccatctgtcctatgtcaataaaaacacattccctttgttatgttactacctaaacttcacacaaaggacaagctctccttccccccataggtaacttcttcaattctaagagttccaaccgaccccggacagacaatagatgccctgatgagttatacagatgcgcagataaagagtaaccatttaatctgctgataccagtcaatgatgccccctaggcaaataccagatcccccacattcctaatttgaataaggggctctcagtcctttaatcagtgagaatacattggttagagaaatttccacaacagtaatTATCAGTAGCCCTACAAGCTCGAGTAtgaagatgaacgaggaatgccgtagtaatcgatattccaaagtaatacaatttattccaatcaagtaataaagttacaatatacagtcatggccaaaagtgttggcacccctgaaatctttccagaaaatcaagtatttctcacagaaaagtattgcattaacacattttgctatacacatgtttattccctttgtgtgtattggaacaaaactAAAGAAAGAAGGCAAAAAAgcaaattggacataattgcacacaaaaccccaaagatgggctggacaaaattattggcaccctttcgAAATTGTGGATAAATAAGATTGTTTCAAGCATGTGATGCTCCTTCAAACTCACCTGGGGCAAGgaacaggtgtgggcaatataaaaatcacacctgaaagcagattaaaaaggagagaagttgacttagtctgtgcattgtgtgtctgtgtataccacactaagcatggacaacagaaagaggagacgagaactgtctgaggacttgagaaccaaaattgtggaaaaatatcaacaatctcaaggttacaagtccatctccagagatcTAGATGTTCCTTTGTCCACAGTGCGCAGCATTATCAAGAAGCTTGCAACCCATGGCACTGTAGCTAATCTCCCTGGACGTGGACAGAAGAGAAACATTGAGGAAAGGTTGCAACGCAGGATAGTCCGGATGGTGGATaagcagccccaaacaagttccaaagaaattcaagctgTCTTGCAGGCTCAGGGTGCATCAGTGTCAGCACAAACTATCCGtcgacatttgaatgaaatgaaacgctatggcaggagacccaggaggaccccactgctgacacagagacaaagcaagactacagtttgccaaaatgtacttgagtAAGCCAAAATCCTTCTGGGAAAACGTCTTGTGGACAGATGGACCAAGATAGAGCCttttggtaaagcacatcattctactgaggttcaaagatgttttggagttgtttggctgcctctggcactgggtgccttgACTGTGTGCAAGGCATCATGAAATCTGAGGATTACCAAAGGATTTTGGGTCGCAATGTAGGGCCCAGTGTCAAAAAGCTGGGTTTGCGTCCGAGATTGTGGGTCTTATAGGAAGCGATTAATTTCAGTTCTTTTTTCCAAAAGGtgtgcaaccaaatattaagttaagggtgccaataattgtgtcCAGTCCATTTTGGGgattttgtgtgcaattatgtccaatttgcttttttgccttctttcttttgttttgttccaatacacacaaagggaaaaaacatgtgtatagcaaaacatgtgtaatgcaatacttttgtgagaaatacttgataTTCAAGAAAAATTTCTGGGGTGCCAAAACTATTGGCCATGACTGTAAAACACAGTAACATACCAACACGATTCAAcatcttcccatctactgtattTTAGCGCATATAACACGCGAGTTATATGCATTTTTACAAACCGTGCTCCcatcccagcaagcaacacgccagcgGCACACTAACGTTTTGCCCCTGCGGCCGCcaagcgtttctgcaaagcgcCGCTTTTTTTATAGCGTGCGTCGCATTTGGGccactttcatgacaatgccttctaacaataccctgatgagcggctcaccagcggctagccgcttttatgcaataaacccagcgggatgcctcatgccccaatataatgttttatttataataatcctttatagtaattttggtcatatcacaaatgacaatgaactgaataaaatctaaatttatttcaaatagtgcaagatgcatacaaaaaaacatgcattatacagcaagcatacaaaataaacatgtgcaaattaattgaaataaaaaaaattacaaaatcaaatagtgcaagaaaacgtgtccagtaACAGAGagtaaaattacagtttttgaatgtgaaagtacaaaataaacataatacaatggaaaataaacaagggctagaatg from the Esox lucius isolate fEsoLuc1 chromosome 23, fEsoLuc1.pri, whole genome shotgun sequence genome contains:
- the LOC109614950 gene encoding C-type lectin, encoding MCYKKGPDDTLPGYKLVMQNLNWYEAQNYCRTNFTDLVSIMNDRQNEELKDWGMNSTTPFWIGLLYDDWEWADGGYSAYRNWPGTTNPLPNKYTVLLNNKTSLTMMSVPSHNMVKKAICSEELFKLIKELMTWEQALKYCEQKHNRLLHIESKEDQSVVEQSLRGANVPGPVWIGLRQSRLFGFWVWINGIPLKREDWHNWEGGRQPEQPLSHHCAAMAMEKGDFKWSDQDCLSIHYFICEDRETYRRV